The nucleotide sequence TGGGTAACTCTCCATTAAAAATCAGTTGCATTGAATGAGTTCAATAGTAGGTTTTCCTAAAATATTGGTTGTATGGATGAATCCTGTCAGCTAAAAGCAACATTTAGCAAAAAGAGTAATTGAgaagtgaattttttttaaagggaattgttaggtataatataatattatattaacaTCGTTGGTacattaatgaattaatttatattaataGTTCAGATCTCAGCAAAGGTGAACCACATAAACCTACCACATAAATAGAAGCCTCGGCCTATAGAATGCCTCTCATAGCTGACACTGTGAAAAGCCTCACCACAGTATTCTGATTCTGAGAGCTATTTTAAATcttggatgggtgggtggggtACACAACCCCTGCCCTGTGTTTCATTTTCAATCTTTAGAGAAAACTCACAATGCTAAGATTGGCATTAGACTGAGggaacattttttctttaagaagCCACATAAGACAGTTAAAACTACCACagttaaaaatcatttcatgtTCCTGGGTGCAAGAACTAGGCACTATGACATACGTCAGTTGTGGAAGTAAAAGTAACATTTTCAGTCACTTGGGTGAAGAATGCAGCAAATGTGGTCCGACAGGACTTTAGAATCAAATGGGTAACTTCAGTCACGTGGTTTCCTTTAAAAGCATCAGCACATTTGGGTGGTGCTcgaatgtttggtcgctggtcttttggtcgccggtcatttggttgccagtcaaatggtgacagagagtttactgttgaagccagctctcaaaattatattaatgagagagtttaatatctaagagagagagtttaatatctaagagagcgtttaatatccaagtactgtttaatatctaagtacatttgaccggcgaccaaaagggaccaaaagaccggcgaccaaacgtctggccgTGCATTTGGGTTGATTGTGTGCTTCTAATATTTCCAggagaataaaaaatatgtacctCCCTCCCAGACTGCTAGTCTCAAGTCATAATTGCAATGCTATATCACCAAAggtcttcgggcgaaaggcacaCTACACCCTAAGCTGCTCGCCAGTTAGTCATAatgcacacacagaaacacacaaccAACAATCAGACTGTCAATCAGCGGCAATCGGTCCCAAGCTGCCCGTACCAAAGTCGGGCGAATGAACCGCTACACCATCAGTGACCTGTCTTAATTGTGTCACATTCCAATTCCTAACTCAAACATGTGATTTGTTTACAACTTGCTCTTGAACTTACACATCTGTGAACTCCTTTAGAGATGTGGCGGGGCTAAACACATCCAAGAGGCCAATGACCTGCAAAACAGATGCATCAAATCAACAACACGagataaacaataacaaactgGGCTACAATCAAATTATAATGCATAATTTAAATAGTGAAAATAATATCCAAATACATTTGCCTTGAAAATATATTGCAACCAATTCCTTAGCACTAACAATGCATGGACTTTTGCAGAAATAAATGAACTCACTTTGCAAAATCAGCAAATATCCTGGCCTACAAAAGACACACGTAGAAGGCGAAAAACGGGAAGCAGCGGACTCACGTTTTCATGCTTCATGTGCTTCAGCAAGCGTAGCTCTCTGTATGTGCGCTTGGCGTGGATGATAGACTGAAAGGGTCTGGAAAGCTTCTTGACAGCCAGTTTCAAACCACTCTTTACGTCATAAGCGGAACTGTTGGAAAAGCAATCATTTgcctttgaaaatatgaatcaaaTCCAAGAGGAGGATGTTTTGCATAAAATGGGaccaatttagagtggtcaAGTGGTCGGTTTTGTtataaatttgcattttttcttacTCCCGTTGTATTATTTTGACAATTATGTGATTATTACAGCCACGATCATTGGATTTACATGAATGTAAATATTGGACTGATGTGAGAAACTATGAAGATAGACTGACACCATACAAAAAGATGTTTGTTCTACCCCACTGATGACAGTGTCACCAATTTTCCTGCAAAAGTGGTAGAGTAAATTGAATCTTTCTATATAAATCGGGATGATGACTGtattcaatattaaaaataataaggtCAAAGAGATCTGGCAACCACTTAAATGGGTCAAGTCAGGTcactttttttgaaaatgacCCTAAATCACACAATGTCAGGCAATGAGATCGAGTGTCATATAAAGGGTTACCCATgcataatcttattttttttcattctgttcTACACAATGCAGCCAATTTACTTGACTTTGAGTACAAACGCACTTTGCTGACTTGACGAGAGCATCCATACGTCATCTACTGAATGTGATGCTAACCTACGCCATTAATAGGGGAACAGGGTTCAACCTTAAAATAATCATCTGTAGTAACACTGTGTCCTGTAAATAATAAGAAAGGGCCGCGTGTGTTTTCTCTTTCCAAGTAAATACTTTCCTATAAAAGTTTTTCAGAGAAGTAATGGAAACGGTGATGTCGCGCTAAACTTTAGCACCGATATTGTAGGCCTCGTTAAAATGAATGGGCGGAGGCTAAAGTTGGTTGAGAcacttaaagtaaaaaaaagaaagaagttgTTTACCACACGGATCCATAGGCGCCAGATCCGACCGGGGATAAGTTCTGGTAGCGCTCCGGGACTTCCCATATGGCTTTGTTGACCTCCTGCAAGTAAAATGTGGGTCTTTCTTTCTGCGACATTGCTGCAGACCCCCGAAGACCCGATTTGActcgctcgctcgttcgttCGCGTCTGGTCTGCAGGATCTAGCAATACCTGACCTCAACTTCCTCAAAAGTTAcagcaacaacacaaaaacGCAACAAAAACGCGATCGCCTGTTCTTCCTCGTCGTGCGGCAACTCTAAAGTTTGGTTTGTACTCTTGCGAAATGTTGCAAAATCCCCTTTTGATTGCAGTCGCAGATTGTTAAAAGGCTCAAGCGTTGTTTTCGACGCCTCGACTCGGCCCGCTTGCCACACGCCTGGCGCCAGTTCTCGCGAGAACATTGAGTGTCCCGACGAGAGCGAAACTTGCGCTACGTTCAGGTTCTGGTAGAATGTGGGAGAGACAGctgactgaatttttttttaattattatcattttcatCACTCAACATCAACATGACATTTTCAAAGAATGAAATGGATAAAATTTATCAGTATGAAAACATCTCGAGATGGAAGTTTCTCAAAGTTATAAATAGGAATAATGCCCCACAAGTCCACAGTCCTCTATGTAACTACTATTCATCTGTGTTTATAAGCAAATTGGTactaaaaatcatatttagtagtcaacatcacaAGAGGTACTGTAATACTTTGCCTCTGGGAAAACGACTATACCAAACTATACATCACTGAATGGTTCTATAtgctatattttaatttatagaaCAACCGCCACAGTCTTGGGAGaattttattgtacaaaacataGAATAAGTTTTAACAATCATAAATTTCAACATAGCCATCAAAgccaaattacaattatttgacattgtcaaataaaaaataacattacatgACATAATACCAAGTTTTTTCAagtcaatgaataataaaaaaaactgatttcaaaaatgaatgcaaaaaaatgacatcatggaAGTGTCTTTAATATGgagatggacattttttttactgatattCAATGTTTCTGTTTTAATATGTTAATGGATTTCCATTGTATCCATTCTAAAAGAAAAACTGCTATGGTTTTGAGAACCACAAGGCCACATTTTAGAAGGGATTGTTTACATGAAATTAATATAGTTACACAAATAGCCTCGGATGCCTTCCATGGccataaataaaagcttttatcACATGGATAGACATTAATTTCCATCACGCATCATCAGAATCATCCTGCTCCCTTGCCAGGTGAGAAGAAGAGGACTTGAGAGGCACTGAATCAAAGCCATCAGatgttctctaaaaaaaaaataaaaggaaatgaaAGAAAGGCTTCATTCATTTCCACTGAATTGAAGAGGATTTATTTTTACTGACCTCATGCGAGTACGCTTTCATTTTGTTGAAGAAATTCTTGTGCGTGAGATGCAGTAAATCATCCTCGGTATCCTCTCCTTCCATGATTGCACAGCTGTCTGCTGTGGGCAGCTCACACTCTTTGCCCCCTGAGCTCATCATCAGCTTGGAGTACTTGTACTCCAACCTGCAGGGTATGAGAAGCAGCACAAATAATTTGTCAATGTCTTGTCCAACTGTTCAATAGTTCAGCACTTTTTGTGCAAACAATTTGCAGATGAGGACTGGATCTTAAAGGTAGTCtgcaggagtgggcaaacttttgggcccgggggccagattgattttaaaaatttgacagatgggccgggtcagcacaagatatgatacatataaaaaagtgcatccgttaacagtacatatgaaacataaacagaaaaaaaggactaaagtattaacatactcatcactcatcattaaagtacaaagtaaaatggaatgtattaagaaatattaaaatgtcattttaaaaaaggtagaggggttgtaaaacacggaaaacaaataaaagtggacagagatactgccactggtttccgcgtgacggcgccatcttgtggaaaaaaaacattatttggacaacgtcggcgggccggattaaaaggcctagcgggctggatgtggcccgcgggccgtagtttggccATCCCTGATATTTTGTGGGTCTTGACTGTGACTTGTGAAAGAGGCTCTAAGACTTAGAGCCTCTTTCACAAGTCACAGTCAAGACCCACAAAATATCAATCTTAAGTGCAGTCAATTATCTTACTTGCGCGTCTTCTTCCAGAAGTAACAGATGAGAGTAACAAGTAGTACAGCAGCAAACGTTCCCGTGGAAACTCCAACCTTCAGCCAAAAATCCAGGGTCACACAAGCGTTAACTTTTTGGCCTGGGAGGGCCTCTCCTCCATAGCACTGCCTAGGCTGCCTCCAGACATACGTTGTTCTCTaaaagacacaaagataaacCCCTGTAATTTTTTTGACCGGAGTTCTAaaaagggcggcccggtggagcgagtggttagcgcgtcgcccTCACAGGtttggggtcctggattcaaatccaggttggtccacctgtgtggaatttgcatgttctccccaggcctgtgtgtgtttcctccgatttcttcccacattcccaaaacatcaacagtgCCTTCCTCCTTTGTGCTTGCCTACCTGTATTCCTTGCTCACAAGCGCTGACAATCACTCTGTAATTGTGATGGGTGCACAGTGGACACGCATGCTGACTCTGCCACAGGAAATGGAAAGTGCACCCGTCACAAGTCCCCTCTGAACAGTTACTGTGGAGGAGAAACCATAACAAAGGTTGTTGAATCATGCATTTGCATGCCAACGTTAAAAGTCTTCTTCGCGATATAATCTGAAAATAAGAGTTTAGCCAAAGCCACTGTCTTTTCCCCACTAAAACCTGATTTCCACTTCTAATCCAAATTTTAACCTTTCCTTTTCAGAAAAGTCAATggcaaatatttaaaacaagcCTTTTTGTTTCCTTCTGGGATGGGCTTTATTTCTCATCTGTAATTgattcaatgtttcaattgtgGAATACTACATACTATGAATCAACATAAAAACTCAActagacatgaaaaaaaaatcacatttttggtgaTTGTCACCTTCATGGTTTGTTTCAAGCATTTTCTCTGTCAGGTCAAATTAACATTAATTGTAGTTGcccaaaaaaatcctgaaatgtCACAAGCATTACAGATAAATATAATTTAGCAAAGagattaatattttaattagaAAAGAGATTAATATCGTGAGTAAAAATCTATCCATCATTTTAAAAACGCTGTTTTCCAATAAGTGAATTAGGTTCATAGCACCACTGCAATATATGAAGGCCAATGCATTTCCTTTATAGTGTACTTTGCACCTTAACAGCAAATCGATAATGTGGTTTAATAGCTCAGTCTGATGTTAAAGCAAGCCATGTCTGAATGAGTGAGAGTTTGGTGACAGCAATCAATACCTGGGCAGCGAGATGCGGTCTATGGCACTCATTTCTGGATCACATCTCAGTCTGACGGTGGCTGAACGGCCTCTTTTACAAGCTTGTGTTGTCTCAGTGGATCtatcaaaaaaggaaaaaatatcttGAGCATGACTATGGCAATACCAAACATCCCCTCACAATGGTCCTTGAGTGAAAATGTCCAACCCGGGAAACTAAGGAATTGACTTACTTGTAATAGAATATGACATCTGGTAGATCAGACGTGTAAGGAAAGAGCCACGGTGGGGATGAGATGTTAGCCAGAACTGTATCAGTATTTACACCTACAATGGAGGAGGcaggtgtatttttttcaacattttaagaACTCATTTTTATGGTTTTATAGTGACATGCGTAATGTTTTCATAGGCATGGTTCTTTTATATTGGCAAGGCATATCAATCGAGCTCAGCCATGAATAGTGAATATCCGCATGTCACTTAAGACCAACTAAAAGTATTTATAAATAACCCAAGCTGATACAGAATGGAGTTAATGAACTACTGGCTGCTTACCAATGAGGACATTGCCAATGACGAACGGCTGCGACGCCACCATGTTCTGACTCCTAATATCCGAGGGAACCACGAGGGACTGGCACACGTGTCCTCGGACCATTTGGCCGTGCTCCGTCACATTGTCCAAGCAGGTCGCCGTCGCTTGGCCCTGCGTAACCGAGAATGAAACCGAGGATGAGGCGGAACGGTATACGTGGGCTTCCAAAAGAGACTCAAGGTGTAGTGCTTCACCTCTTTGCCGCAAAGAGCCAAACTGAATTGATGAAAGTATCGCAGGCCTTTGCTGGTGAAGCGGGCGCCGCTTTGGAAAGTACTGACATTAGACAGTAGAGAGAAGTCATAGTGTAGCAGCGTGCCTCTCGTTGTCTGCACTTTGGCCTTACAATCACTGAGACATTCTGTGTAGGCCTGGTAGGGACAACACAAGGACACTATAACAGACTAGAGGACTCGCCTAAAgagttgatcatttttttcataagttGGGCTAGTTGTATTGTTTTCACgaactgagaaaaacaaaacaggaacCTGATTGTTGTTCATGTTCGGGCCACACGTTACACAAGCCGGATCTCCCGTAGGCCACTCGGCCGCGACGATGGAGTTTGCCGGACATGGTTCGCATGTTGCCTTGGTTCCCTCGCCACCCTTTTTGGTGACCAAAAGGTGGCCCGGCGGGCAAGGTACGCAAGTGGAGTCGTCGTCAGGGCGAGACGTGATAGCACACTGTCGACAGTGTGAGGCAACACCTTCAAGCACATTGGAAATCCGGATGGAGAAGATCTTGGCCACATCAGTGCTGTACTTCCTCTCCtaacaaaaacacaattcaatgaaattgtatttttttgatgCCATGTGTTTTTGCTGTAAcaataacaaatacattttggggAGACATGATAATGGCACATAATAATGTTATGAAAACAAGTATATAACATTCCCTTCAAATTTTCTGTGCATGCTGTACTAATCTCTGTCTTTTAGATTAAAGGGAGAATCCAATCTTTTGGATGATGTCTTCCTAAATACATGAAAGATTAAAGATAAATCCTGAAAAGTCCACAGGCTGAATGCAATGAAGTACACTAAAGGTCTGAGTTGTAGCAAGTAATTATTTTACTTCTCATTCTGCAGGATTTAAGAAGGATCTGCCTAATAATGGGCCCAAATGACATTGCATTGAATTCTTTTCTTCCCATCTTGAAGCCTTAATAAATATAGTTATCTTGTTCTGACCGTTGTGGAATTATCTGTTCGTTGGAAAGTCCAGCTGAAGCTCACGGTGGCATTGCTGTGAATCAGGTACGAGTACGACTGTTTCCTGTTGGTCCCTTTCCATAGTTCCACCACTTTGTGGTTCCACCGATGGAAACCCTGAGGCAAAAGATTACACTGTAAAATGTCCATTGTCGTATTTCAACATCATTTCATGCGAAGCACCCTACCGCCATGAAAATAAAGGTGCAGTCTGCCAAACACGATGTCTCAAAGACGAAACTGATACGAGACAGTTCACCCTGCTGGCCTTCTTTTGCCAGAGACTTCAACAGCCTGTAAACAGATTGTAGCAAGTAAACAAAAACCACAATGGAAAAATAGCAAATGTGACAGCATTCAGAGAAATAAGTGACCTGTATCCTGGGACGGTTAATCTGAGCGCCAGGTAGTCAGTGTCTCGATCACCGGGGGTGGTATACACATACTCTCCAGCCACTTCCCAGGCTTCACACAGAAAACAAGTTGCGATATTGTCCAGTTCAAGGTTCTACATACATTTTTAGCcctcattattttattattggtcTGGTTCATGGTTAACTATTGCTTAAAACACTTATCATCTACATAAACTCACCAGTGTGGCGCACAGAGTCATCCAAATCAGCCCTTAAGACGGATGTCTTCATGTTGCTCGGCATTGTGTTCCACCATTTGTACTCCAAACCAACCACTGCTTCTGTGCCTACAGGGCACTTTTGGCACACTGGTAACCAAATATTGAGATCCCTTACAGACCATGTAGAATACTTTAGAATCTTTATATAAAGTCTTGAATACCTGTTCCATTTGAGTAAAAATTGTCAGAGCAGGGTTGGCAGGTGCTTGAGGTGTTGCTCATATAAAATCCTGGATTGCATGGCGGACATGTTTGCTTTTCTCCTGACGCAGGCAACTTCACAGACCCCTTGGCGGTCTCGCTGCAGATTTTCGGCTCAATCCATTTGTACATCAGCTGGGTCTGAGGCAAATGGCATAGATCTGTACAACTTGtcgaataaataaaaatattgtattgcTATTCTGCTATCCATagttaggataaagcggttcagaaaatgacagatGAATGTACCTTTCCATTTGCATCACAAGGCGTGTGTGTGAAGAAGTAGTCTGAGTTTGTACATAGCGGTCTCACTTTGCAGCTTCCAGATGAAACCTCTGATGGCAAATGGAACAATAGCTCACATTAAATTAGCCCCAAAACTAAGATCGTGATTATTTCTCAGACTACAATGAGAAGCATTGTCATTTGTAATTAATAAATGTTaccagttttttgtttttattgattttagcATAGTTCATTACTTTGGATTTAGTAAGAGTGACATTGCATGCATAGTTAGGCTGTTATTCCCTTAGCATTTGGGGTTGGAGTGGGTCCTTGGAAATTTTTAAGGGTTCCTTACCcaaaagttaaaaagaaaaaccaaaaaccCTGCTTTCAAGGAATTCTATAATTTGTATACCTGCATACTTATCAGGTTCACACTGCTGGCAAACAGTAGCCCCTTTGTTCGAGTAGGTATCAGCAGGGCAGGGTGCACATCGGGCAGCTCCCGGCTTGGCGCTGTAAGTTCCAGGCTTGCAGTGGAAACACTCGGATGTGTAGGCCACACCTATATTTCGAGCGGTGGAtggacaggaaaaaaatgattacaaaactGTCATTATCAAGTGTGCcacagaaaatatgtttttttaaaggtgctatgaaatgCCACGccaagtgactttaaaatgggtgccaaatttgttttcttcatgtaaaattacattagtgaagtcattttcttattttgacGGTCATCATTTCATAGCACATTTTAAACGGATTTGAAATGATGGACCAGGACGCACCCGAGATTGCGATGTTTCGCAACAATACAGCATTGCCAGCCTGGCCCTGCAGTGAGTAGGCGGTGGTTCTCCAGAAAAGAACATTGTTTCCTTTGTTCAGCTGGACCTGCAGTAGTCAGTGTCAAATAATACACATGTATCAACATAGCCATGACAACATCTTATCTGAAACATTGTCAAGTGAAGCACAATCTGTAGCAACATTTTAGTCACAAGCCAGGTCTTTAATCCAGCGAAGTGAGCATTTGCCCACCCGTGCTCCTCAGTATTGTAGAATGGGTACCCCTGCAAACCTCATGCTGGCTCCAGTCGTTCTCAGAGATCTTCATCCAACGGCTAGTGGAGTCAGTGGACTGACATTGGTCATTTTGGAcctgcaaaggaaaaaaacttgattCAAGACTAGAGTACCTTCCACAATGTTTGTTTCAACCTTTTTAGATGAGTGCCTGTGTTTGGACAAGAGAAATCACTGGTTTAGTCCACTTACAAAGAACTCAAAGTAGATGCTGCTGTCGGAATAGAAATACTCAaaggacacacttcctggtttctTCAACTCCAC is from Stigmatopora nigra isolate UIUO_SnigA chromosome 1, RoL_Snig_1.1, whole genome shotgun sequence and encodes:
- the elapor1 gene encoding endosome/lysosome-associated apoptosis and autophagy regulator 1 encodes the protein MHLRQLLLCLLFANACADLPICKESDYHFEYTECDVLGSRWRVAIPNKAQTCTDLPDPVKGTQCTFSCNEGEFLDMQTQLCQKCTAGTHSLGSGVAFDEWDQLPTGFATFGINTNGWDVHTDCSNSTWAPMGDYISSNTDQCTATLSYSVELKKPGSVSFEYFYSDSSIYFEFFVQNDQCQSTDSTSRWMKISENDWSQHEVQLNKGNNVLFWRTTAYSLQGQAGNAVLLRNIAISGVAYTSECFHCKPGTYSAKPGAARCAPCPADTYSNKGATVCQQCEPDKYAEVSSGSCKVRPLCTNSDYFFTHTPCDANGKTQLMYKWIEPKICSETAKGSVKLPASGEKQTCPPCNPGFYMSNTSSTCQPCSDNFYSNGTVCQKCPVGTEAVVGLEYKWWNTMPSNMKTSVLRADLDDSVRHTAWEVAGEYVYTTPGDRDTDYLALRLTVPGYRLLKSLAKEGQQGELSRISFVFETSCLADCTFIFMAGFHRWNHKVVELWKGTNRKQSYSYLIHSNATVSFSWTFQRTDNSTTERKYSTDVAKIFSIRISNVLEGVASHCRQCAITSRPDDDSTCVPCPPGHLLVTKKGGEGTKATCEPCPANSIVAAEWPTGDPACVTCGPNMNNNQAYTECLSDCKAKVQTTRGTLLHYDFSLLSNVSTFQSGARFTSKGLRYFHQFSLALCGKEGQATATCLDNVTEHGQMVRGHVCQSLVVPSDIRSQNMVASQPFVIGNVLIGVNTDTVLANISSPPWLFPYTSDLPDVIFYYKSTETTQACKRGRSATVRLRCDPEMSAIDRISLPSNCSEGTCDGCTFHFLWQSQHACPLCTHHNYRVIVSACEQGIQRTTYVWRQPRQCYGGEALPGQKVNACVTLDFWLKVGVSTGTFAAVLLVTLICYFWKKTRKLEYKYSKLMMSSGGKECELPTADSCAIMEGEDTEDDLLHLTHKNFFNKMKAYSHERTSDGFDSVPLKSSSSHLAREQDDSDDA